A region from the Fusarium graminearum PH-1 chromosome 4, whole genome shotgun sequence genome encodes:
- a CDS encoding triosephosphate isomerase: MARKFFVGGNFKMNGSKSSIKEIVENLNNADLDKNAEVVVSPPALYLPLVRETLRKEIEVAAQNVYDKPNGAFTGEISVSQLKDSDINWAILGHSERRTIIGESDEVISSKTKYATENGLKVIWCCGESLETREAGKTIEFVSAQIESLKSQISDWSNIVIAYEPIWAIGTGKVATTEQAQEVHKAIRDLLRSISDKVADETRILYGGSVNEKNCGELSKQADIDGFLVGGASLKPAFVDIINATKQ; the protein is encoded by the exons atggctcgcAAGTTCTTCGTCGGCGGCAACTTCAAGAT GAACGGCTCCAAGTCGtccatcaaggagattgtcgagaacctcaacaacgctgaccttgacaagaacgCTG AGGTCGTTGTCTCCCCTCCTGCCCTCTACCTCCCCCTTGTCCGCGAGACTCTCCGCAAGGAAATCGAGGTTGCCGCCCAGAACGTCTACGACAAGCCCAACGGTGCTTTCACTGGCGAGATCTCCGTCTCCCAGCTCAAGGATAGCGATATCAACTGGGCTATCCTCGGCCACTCTGAGCGTCGAACCATCATCGGCGAGTCTGATGAGgtcatctcctccaagaccaagtacGCCACCGAGAACGGCCTCAAGGTCATCTGGTGCTGCGGCGAGTCCCTCGAGACCCGTGAGGCTGGCAAGACCATTGAGTTCGTCTCTGCCCAGATCGAGTCTCTCAAGTCTCAGATCTCCGACTGGTCCAACATTGTCATCGCCTACGAGCCCATCTGGGCCATTGGCACTGGCAAGGTTGCTACCACTGAGCAGGCCCAGGAGGTCCACAAGGCCATCCGTGACCTCCTCCGCAGCATCAGCGAcaaggttgctgatgagaCCCGCATCCTTTACGGAGGCAGTGTCAACGAGAAGAACTGCGGCGAGCTCTCCAAGCAGGCCGACATTGACGGTTTCCTCGTTGGCGGTGCTTCTCTCAAGCCTGCTT tcgtcgacatcatcaacgctACCAAGCAGTAA